Proteins found in one Amycolatopsis umgeniensis genomic segment:
- a CDS encoding NAD(P)H-dependent glycerol-3-phosphate dehydrogenase yields MAGTATEVQRLTVLGAGSWGTAFAKVLGDAGRDVTIWARRPEVAAEIRDEHRNSSYLPDIELPSKITATADPAEALDGAQAVVLAVPSQTLRTNLSEWSGLLPSEAILVSLAKGVELGTLKRMSEVIAEIARVDDGQIVVVSGPNLAKEIALGQPAAAVLACTDHDNAKAIQQASFNQYFRPYTNTDVVGCELGGACKNVIALSCGMAAGLGLGANTVATLITRGLAEMARLGAKLGADPLTFAGLAGVGDLVATCSSPLSRNRTFGERLGQGETLEQALAATGGQVAEGVKSCTSIRELSLSLGVDMPITDAMHRVCHEGVDPRRAGAELLGRSQKHEWS; encoded by the coding sequence ATGGCCGGAACCGCCACCGAGGTCCAGCGCCTGACCGTGCTCGGCGCGGGGTCGTGGGGGACGGCGTTCGCCAAGGTGCTCGGCGACGCCGGACGGGACGTGACCATCTGGGCCCGGCGGCCCGAGGTCGCGGCCGAAATCCGGGACGAGCATCGCAATTCATCCTATTTGCCCGATATCGAGCTGCCTTCGAAGATCACCGCGACGGCGGATCCGGCCGAGGCGCTCGACGGCGCGCAGGCCGTGGTCCTCGCGGTGCCGAGCCAGACGTTGCGGACCAACCTGTCGGAGTGGTCCGGTCTGCTGCCGTCCGAAGCGATCCTCGTGAGCCTCGCGAAGGGCGTCGAGCTGGGCACGCTCAAGCGGATGAGCGAGGTCATCGCCGAGATCGCCCGCGTCGACGACGGGCAGATCGTGGTCGTGTCCGGGCCGAACCTGGCGAAGGAGATCGCGCTGGGGCAGCCGGCGGCGGCGGTGCTCGCCTGCACCGACCACGACAACGCCAAGGCGATCCAGCAGGCGAGTTTCAACCAGTACTTCCGGCCGTACACCAACACCGACGTCGTCGGCTGCGAACTGGGCGGGGCGTGCAAGAACGTCATCGCGCTCAGCTGCGGGATGGCGGCGGGGCTGGGGCTGGGCGCCAACACCGTGGCCACGCTGATCACCCGGGGGCTGGCCGAGATGGCCCGGCTCGGCGCGAAACTCGGCGCCGACCCGCTGACCTTCGCCGGACTCGCCGGCGTCGGCGACCTGGTGGCGACGTGCTCGTCGCCACTGTCCCGTAACCGGACCTTCGGCGAGCGGCTCGGCCAGGGCGAGACGCTGGAACAGGCGCTGGCGGCCACCGGCGGTCAGGTCGCCGAGGGCGTCAAGTCGTGCACGTCGATCCGGGAACTCTCGCTGAGCCTCGGCGTCGACATGCCGATCACCGACGCGATGCACCGCGTCTGTCACGAAGGTGTCGACCCGCGACGTGCGGGCGCGGAGCTGCTCGGGCGGTCGCAGAAGCACGAGTGGTCCTGA
- a CDS encoding NUDIX hydrolase produces the protein MSGVVRAAGAVLWRRDGDRIEVALVHRPRYDDWSLPKGKLDPGETIAEATVREIEEETGFEAVLGRYLVRTEYTVTGLPKTVDYFAARAASGSFAPNEEVDELRWLDAVTAEKLLTRPGDVRVLREFSALPPELTTVILVRHAKAGKRDEWNGDDDLRPLSDAGQRQAEALRSLLRHYAPGRVLSAPRLRCVQTVNGLAEDLGVEIRHEPLLSEEGYWPDPVLGVARLLAIAGDGGTPVISSQGGVIPDVVSALADRDGVDLPAARGGVVPSKKGSFWVLSFRAPTEEDGPVLVAADYFASPLPTPAPAHP, from the coding sequence ATGAGCGGGGTCGTGCGGGCGGCGGGAGCCGTCCTCTGGCGTCGCGACGGGGACCGGATCGAGGTCGCGCTGGTCCACCGGCCGCGCTACGACGATTGGTCGCTGCCGAAGGGAAAGCTGGATCCGGGCGAGACCATCGCGGAAGCCACCGTCCGGGAGATCGAGGAGGAGACCGGATTCGAGGCCGTGCTCGGCCGCTATCTGGTCCGCACCGAGTACACCGTGACGGGACTGCCGAAGACCGTCGACTATTTCGCCGCCCGCGCGGCTTCCGGCTCGTTCGCCCCGAACGAGGAAGTCGACGAGCTGCGTTGGCTCGACGCCGTGACGGCGGAGAAACTGCTGACGCGACCGGGTGACGTGCGAGTGCTGCGCGAGTTCTCCGCGCTGCCGCCCGAACTCACCACGGTGATCCTGGTGCGGCACGCCAAAGCGGGTAAACGCGACGAGTGGAACGGCGACGACGACCTGCGGCCGCTGTCGGACGCGGGTCAGCGTCAGGCCGAAGCACTGCGTTCGCTGCTGCGGCACTACGCGCCCGGCAGGGTCCTCTCGGCGCCGCGGCTTCGTTGCGTCCAGACGGTGAACGGGCTCGCCGAAGATCTCGGGGTCGAGATCCGGCACGAGCCGCTGCTGTCGGAAGAGGGCTACTGGCCGGACCCCGTGCTCGGTGTCGCACGGTTGCTGGCCATCGCGGGCGACGGCGGGACACCGGTGATCTCGAGCCAGGGCGGTGTGATCCCGGACGTCGTCAGCGCGCTGGCCGACCGCGACGGCGTCGACCTCCCCGCCGCGCGCGGCGGTGTGGTGCCGTCGAAGAAGGGCTCGTTCTGGGTGCTGTCGTTCCGGGCGCCGACCGAAGAGGACGGGCCGGTGCTGGTGGCGGCGGACTACTTCGCGTCGCCTCTGCCGACGCCTGCTCCCGCACATCCCTGA
- a CDS encoding cysteine dioxygenase has translation MFAVPDNTLVIPENPALRHPVRVALEFAADRDRWRHLLRYDPEARFSALVDVDELQEIWLMSWLPGQHTDLHDHEFAAGAFTVVGGKLSETVARRASDGRAVTELHSLSEGQSRVFGPGYIHEVRNDGPDPAVSVHVYRHQTRTMRPYHLDPISGPIRD, from the coding sequence ATGTTCGCCGTCCCGGACAACACGCTCGTCATTCCCGAAAACCCCGCCCTGCGTCACCCGGTGCGGGTCGCGCTCGAGTTCGCCGCGGATCGTGACCGCTGGCGGCACCTCCTGCGCTACGACCCCGAGGCGCGGTTTTCCGCCCTCGTCGACGTCGACGAACTGCAGGAGATCTGGCTGATGAGCTGGCTGCCCGGCCAGCACACCGACCTGCACGACCACGAATTCGCCGCGGGCGCGTTCACCGTGGTCGGCGGGAAGCTGAGCGAGACCGTCGCCCGGCGCGCGTCCGACGGGCGGGCGGTGACGGAGCTGCATTCGCTGTCCGAAGGGCAGTCGCGGGTCTTCGGCCCCGGCTATATCCACGAAGTGCGCAACGACGGCCCGGATCCCGCCGTCAGCGTGCACGTCTACCGGCACCAGACCCGCACCATGCGCCCGTACCACCTGGACCCGATTTCGGGTCCGATCCGGGACTAG
- a CDS encoding asparaginase, which produces MSSESRRPLVAVAALGGTISMVPGDGEDHAVPRLTAADLLGELGENLEMDVHAETLAGISSASMDFATLVKTLDWAARAVAEGAEGVVVVQGTDTLEETAYFFELTWAFEAPIVITGAMRNPSLPSADGPANLLAALTVAADPRSRGRGSLVAFNDDVHAGRWVRKAHSSHVEAFSSNPAGPLALVSEGLVHYFHPVAARPPALSLVDADFSGLVPIVESGVEDTGELLETLIKAGVKGVVLAANGGGHVSAGTADVIERALPGLPIVVAGRTGAGPTFRGTYGFRGSESDLIAMGVTMAGWLDPRKSRLLLHTLLATGASRERVEAEFRLRGDLT; this is translated from the coding sequence ATGTCGAGCGAATCCCGACGGCCGCTGGTCGCCGTCGCCGCCTTGGGCGGCACCATCTCCATGGTCCCCGGCGACGGCGAGGACCACGCCGTCCCCAGGCTGACCGCGGCGGATCTCCTCGGCGAACTGGGCGAAAACCTGGAGATGGACGTCCACGCGGAGACGCTCGCGGGCATTTCCAGCGCCTCGATGGACTTCGCGACCCTCGTCAAGACCCTGGACTGGGCCGCCCGAGCCGTCGCCGAAGGCGCGGAAGGCGTCGTCGTGGTCCAGGGCACGGACACCCTCGAAGAGACCGCGTACTTCTTCGAGCTGACTTGGGCTTTCGAGGCCCCGATCGTCATCACCGGCGCGATGCGCAACCCGAGCCTGCCCAGCGCGGACGGTCCCGCGAACCTGCTCGCCGCGCTCACCGTCGCCGCCGATCCCCGCAGCCGGGGCCGCGGCTCGCTGGTCGCGTTCAACGACGACGTCCACGCCGGACGCTGGGTCCGCAAAGCGCATTCGAGCCATGTCGAGGCGTTCTCCTCGAATCCCGCCGGGCCGCTCGCGCTGGTCAGCGAGGGCCTGGTGCACTACTTCCACCCGGTCGCCGCGCGCCCGCCCGCGCTGTCCCTGGTGGACGCGGACTTCTCCGGATTGGTGCCGATCGTCGAGAGCGGCGTCGAGGACACCGGCGAACTCCTGGAGACGCTGATCAAGGCCGGGGTCAAGGGAGTGGTGCTCGCCGCGAACGGCGGCGGCCACGTCTCGGCCGGGACAGCCGACGTGATCGAGCGCGCGCTCCCCGGCCTACCGATCGTGGTCGCCGGCCGCACCGGCGCCGGGCCGACGTTCCGCGGTACCTACGGCTTCCGCGGTTCGGAGTCCGACCTGATCGCGATGGGCGTGACCATGGCGGGCTGGCTCGACCCGCGCAAGTCCCGGCTCCTGCTGCACACCCTGCTCGCCACCGGTGCCTCCCGGGAACGCGTCGAAGCCGAGTTCCGGCTTCGCGGAGACCTCACCTGA
- a CDS encoding VOC family protein yields the protein MASVVQNFFFDCTDAYELGRFWSGVTGKPLADDDHPGDPEAIIVLDNGVTLFFGQVPEPKTTKNRIHLCLEPDIPRDEEVERVLKLGATLLHDRRNPDGTGWAVLGDPEGNEFCVLRSAAEKAATS from the coding sequence ATGGCCTCTGTCGTACAAAACTTCTTCTTCGACTGCACCGACGCCTACGAGCTCGGGCGGTTCTGGAGCGGTGTCACCGGAAAACCGCTCGCCGACGACGACCACCCCGGCGATCCCGAGGCGATCATCGTGCTGGACAACGGTGTCACGCTGTTCTTCGGCCAGGTCCCCGAGCCGAAGACGACGAAGAACCGCATCCACCTCTGCCTGGAACCCGACATCCCGCGCGACGAAGAGGTGGAGCGCGTGCTGAAGCTCGGCGCGACCCTCCTGCACGACCGGCGCAACCCGGACGGCACCGGCTGGGCCGTCCTCGGCGACCCCGAGGGCAACGAATTCTGCGTGCTGCGCAGCGCCGCGGAAAAGGCCGCGACCTCGTGA
- a CDS encoding FAD:protein FMN transferase: MNRVEQVMGLPVSVDVRAGGALVDHAIDGVFGWLREVDARFSPFKADSEVCRYDRGELAPSGLSDDLLEVLSLCDHYERLSGGAFTARLPGRRLDPNAVVKGWAVQRAASLLLAEGLDVFCVNAGGDVVTSGEPEPGRPWRVGIRHPERLDAICAVVESSGGAVATSAEYERGAHILDGRTGRPATGLLSVTVTADDLVTADSLATATFAMGTEGIAWVASQRGCQVLIVDAERQVHRSPGLRLA; encoded by the coding sequence ATGAACCGGGTCGAACAGGTGATGGGGCTGCCGGTCTCGGTGGACGTCCGGGCGGGCGGCGCACTCGTCGACCACGCGATCGACGGCGTCTTCGGCTGGCTGAGGGAGGTCGACGCCCGGTTCAGCCCGTTCAAAGCCGACAGCGAGGTCTGCCGCTACGACCGCGGCGAACTCGCGCCCTCGGGGCTGAGCGACGATCTGCTCGAGGTGCTTTCGCTGTGCGATCACTACGAACGGCTGTCCGGCGGGGCGTTCACCGCCCGGCTGCCCGGACGGCGGCTCGATCCGAACGCGGTGGTCAAGGGCTGGGCCGTGCAGCGGGCCGCGTCACTGCTGCTGGCCGAGGGCCTGGACGTCTTCTGCGTCAACGCCGGCGGGGACGTGGTCACCTCCGGTGAACCCGAACCCGGCCGCCCCTGGCGGGTCGGCATCCGGCATCCCGAACGGCTCGACGCGATCTGCGCCGTGGTGGAATCGTCCGGCGGTGCCGTCGCGACCTCGGCGGAGTACGAGCGGGGCGCGCACATCCTGGACGGGCGGACCGGGCGCCCGGCGACCGGACTGCTGAGCGTCACCGTCACCGCCGACGACCTCGTCACGGCGGATTCCCTGGCCACCGCCACTTTCGCGATGGGAACCGAGGGGATCGCCTGGGTCGCTTCGCAACGGGGCTGCCAGGTGCTGATCGTCGACGCGGAACGGCAGGTGCACCGGTCGCCGGGGCTGCGGCTGGCTTAA
- a CDS encoding methyltransferase domain-containing protein, which produces MTDYLTVNRANWDERAPAHAASADYGYDRFVADPAHLSGVVTFDRPLLGDVSGARGVHLQCHIGTDTLSLSRLGARMTGLDFSAPALEIARRLAAETGTEIDYHQSDVYSAADVLGAGEFDLVYTGIGAICWLPDIARWGQVVATLLRPGGRLFIRDMHPMLGTLDETQPVITPRYPYFEQAQPLVLDEPGTYVDTDVSFENNRTHEWNHGLGEIVTSLLEAGLTLTRLVEHDSVPWNALPGFMTVDEATEEWRLEKDPERLAASFTIEAVKVA; this is translated from the coding sequence GTGACGGACTACCTCACCGTCAACCGCGCGAACTGGGACGAACGCGCTCCGGCGCACGCCGCGTCGGCGGACTACGGCTACGACCGGTTCGTCGCGGACCCCGCGCATCTCAGCGGTGTGGTCACCTTCGACCGGCCGCTGCTCGGCGACGTCTCCGGCGCGCGCGGGGTGCACCTGCAGTGCCACATCGGCACGGACACGCTTTCCCTGTCCCGCCTCGGCGCGCGGATGACCGGCCTCGACTTCTCCGCGCCCGCGCTGGAGATCGCGCGACGGCTCGCGGCCGAGACGGGTACGGAAATCGACTACCATCAGTCCGATGTGTACAGTGCCGCCGACGTACTGGGCGCCGGGGAGTTCGACCTGGTCTACACGGGAATCGGCGCGATCTGCTGGCTGCCCGACATCGCCCGCTGGGGACAGGTCGTCGCGACGCTGCTGCGGCCGGGCGGACGGCTGTTCATCCGGGACATGCACCCGATGCTGGGCACCCTCGACGAGACCCAGCCGGTGATCACGCCGCGTTACCCGTACTTCGAGCAGGCCCAGCCGCTGGTGTTGGACGAGCCGGGGACCTATGTGGACACCGACGTTTCGTTCGAGAACAACCGGACGCACGAGTGGAACCACGGGCTGGGCGAGATCGTCACTTCACTGCTCGAGGCGGGGCTGACGCTGACGCGCCTGGTGGAGCACGACAGCGTGCCGTGGAACGCGTTGCCCGGGTTCATGACCGTGGACGAGGCGACCGAGGAATGGCGCCTGGAGAAGGATCCGGAGCGGCTGGCGGCCAGTTTCACCATCGAGGCCGTGAAGGTCGCGTGA
- a CDS encoding RNA degradosome polyphosphate kinase, with protein sequence MKPVSTNDGGTPNSARKRKTSAAKPEPDSGAAKPARARKTGPAVKSNGTHRTPRATRGGAASRPAQEFRALPAAPPAVTSAPTAVETLPDDRYFNRELSWQDFNARVLALAEDESQPLLERGKFLAIFASNLDEFYMVRVAGLKRRDETGLPVRSADGLTPREQLAYIAKRNQDLVERHTNAFELHLRPQLADEDIHIVGWNDLTGADQLRLSNYFSEQIFPVLTPLAVDPAHPFPYISGLSLNLAVTVRDPEGGTERFARVKVPSNVPRLMRIEQQPREVRTATFLPLEELIAAHLGELFTGMEVTEHHAFRVTRNADFEVEEDRDEDLLQALERELAQRRFGPPVRLEVAQDMSEHMLELLLRELEVDPRDVVEVPGLLDLTCLHQLAGVDRKELKDRPFVPATHPAFGERETPKSVFATLREGDVLVHHPYDSFSTSVQRFIEQAAADEKVLAIKQTLYRTSGDSPIVDALIDAAEAGKQVVALVEIKARFDEQANITWARTLERAGVHVVYGLVGLKTHCKVSMVVRQEGSTIRRYCHIGTGNYNPKTARLYEDLGILTADPTIGADLTDLFNVLTGYSRQDTYRNILTSPHGIRRGIVRAIGEEIELARAGQTAGIRLKCNSLVDEQIIDALYHASQAGVPVDIVVRGICALKPGVEGLSENIHVRSILGRFLEHSRIFNFRAGGTHWIGSADMMHRNLDRRIEALVRVKDPKLTAQLDYIFESALHPATRCWVLTSTGEWTPFPATGDDVRDHQVELAKRHGAAG encoded by the coding sequence ATGAAGCCCGTGAGCACAAACGACGGCGGCACCCCGAACTCGGCAAGGAAGCGGAAGACCTCCGCCGCGAAACCGGAACCGGACAGCGGCGCGGCCAAACCCGCCAGGGCGCGGAAGACCGGTCCCGCGGTGAAGAGCAACGGCACCCACCGCACTCCCCGCGCGACCCGCGGCGGGGCGGCGAGCCGTCCCGCGCAGGAGTTCCGCGCGCTGCCCGCCGCACCGCCCGCGGTGACGTCGGCGCCCACCGCCGTCGAGACGCTGCCCGATGACCGGTACTTCAACCGTGAGCTGTCGTGGCAGGACTTCAACGCGCGCGTGCTCGCGCTGGCCGAGGACGAGTCGCAGCCGCTGCTCGAACGCGGCAAGTTCCTGGCGATCTTCGCGTCCAATTTGGACGAGTTCTACATGGTGCGGGTCGCCGGGCTGAAGCGCCGTGACGAGACGGGGCTCCCGGTCCGCAGCGCGGACGGGCTCACCCCGCGCGAGCAATTGGCCTACATCGCCAAGCGGAACCAGGATCTGGTCGAGCGGCACACGAACGCCTTCGAACTGCACCTGCGGCCGCAGCTGGCCGACGAAGACATCCACATCGTCGGCTGGAACGACCTGACCGGCGCCGACCAGCTCCGGCTGTCCAACTACTTCAGCGAGCAGATCTTCCCGGTGCTCACACCGCTGGCCGTGGATCCCGCGCACCCGTTCCCCTATATTTCCGGCCTCTCGCTCAACCTCGCGGTGACCGTCCGCGATCCGGAGGGCGGCACCGAGCGGTTCGCGCGCGTCAAGGTGCCGAGCAACGTGCCGCGCCTGATGCGGATCGAGCAGCAGCCGCGCGAGGTCCGCACCGCGACGTTCCTTCCCCTGGAGGAACTGATCGCCGCCCACCTCGGCGAACTGTTCACCGGTATGGAGGTCACCGAGCACCACGCGTTCCGGGTCACCCGCAACGCGGACTTCGAGGTGGAAGAGGACCGGGACGAGGATCTGCTCCAGGCGCTGGAACGCGAACTGGCCCAGCGCCGGTTCGGCCCGCCGGTGCGGCTCGAAGTGGCGCAGGACATGAGCGAGCACATGCTCGAACTGCTGCTGCGCGAACTGGAGGTCGACCCGCGCGACGTCGTCGAGGTCCCCGGCCTGCTGGACCTGACCTGTCTGCACCAGTTGGCCGGTGTCGACCGGAAAGAACTCAAGGACCGCCCTTTCGTTCCGGCGACGCACCCCGCGTTCGGTGAGCGCGAGACGCCGAAGTCGGTGTTCGCGACACTGCGCGAGGGCGACGTCCTGGTGCACCACCCGTACGACTCGTTCTCCACCAGCGTCCAGCGGTTCATCGAACAGGCCGCCGCGGACGAGAAGGTGCTGGCGATCAAGCAGACGCTGTACCGCACCTCCGGCGACTCCCCGATCGTCGACGCGCTGATCGACGCCGCCGAGGCGGGCAAGCAGGTCGTCGCGCTGGTCGAGATCAAGGCGCGGTTCGACGAGCAGGCCAACATCACCTGGGCCCGCACGCTGGAACGCGCGGGCGTGCACGTGGTGTACGGCCTCGTCGGGCTGAAGACGCACTGCAAGGTCTCGATGGTGGTGCGCCAGGAAGGTTCGACCATCCGCCGCTACTGCCACATCGGCACCGGCAACTACAACCCGAAGACAGCGCGCCTCTACGAAGACCTCGGCATCCTGACAGCCGATCCGACGATCGGCGCGGACCTGACGGACTTGTTCAACGTCCTCACCGGGTACTCCCGCCAGGACACCTATCGCAACATCCTCACGTCGCCGCACGGGATCCGCCGCGGCATCGTGCGCGCGATCGGCGAGGAGATCGAACTCGCCCGCGCCGGGCAGACCGCCGGGATCCGGCTCAAGTGCAACTCCCTCGTCGACGAGCAGATCATCGACGCGCTGTACCACGCGTCACAGGCCGGAGTGCCGGTCGACATCGTGGTGCGCGGGATCTGCGCGCTGAAGCCGGGTGTGGAGGGACTGAGCGAGAACATCCACGTCCGCTCGATCCTCGGCCGTTTCCTGGAGCACTCGCGCATCTTCAACTTCCGCGCGGGCGGCACGCACTGGATCGGCAGCGCGGACATGATGCACCGCAACCTGGACCGCCGGATCGAGGCGCTGGTGCGGGTCAAGGATCCGAAGCTGACGGCGCAGCTGGACTACATCTTCGAGTCCGCGCTGCATCCGGCGACCCGGTGCTGGGTGCTGACGTCCACCGGCGAGTGGACCCCGTTCCCCGCGACCGGTGACGACGTCCGCGACCATCAGGTCGAACTGGCGAAGCGGCACGGAGCCGCCGGATGA
- a CDS encoding 1-acyl-sn-glycerol-3-phosphate acyltransferase, with translation MAWDDTCDFEEDELARREKGGIWVGIAAALFYPATAIGKRVYRNAGRVPREGGALLLLNHVSHMDPVVDAVFVHRQKRVPRFLGKESLTRTPLFGKIFVGAGQIPVSRGSKAAGDSLKAAHQALRDGKIVVIYPEGTITKDPDGWPKKPFTGAARLALETDVPVIPIARWGTNHIFNGYTKKFTPFPRKTITHLVGEPMDLSAYKNGSTRSASKLREVTELMMTDITALLAEIRQEEPPAKKPGEDA, from the coding sequence GTGGCCTGGGACGACACGTGTGACTTCGAGGAGGACGAATTGGCCCGGCGTGAGAAGGGCGGCATCTGGGTTGGCATCGCCGCCGCACTGTTCTACCCGGCGACGGCCATCGGCAAGCGGGTCTACCGCAACGCCGGGCGGGTCCCCCGCGAAGGCGGCGCGCTGCTGTTGCTCAACCACGTGTCCCACATGGACCCGGTGGTGGACGCGGTGTTCGTGCACCGCCAGAAGCGGGTGCCGCGTTTCCTCGGCAAGGAGAGCCTGACCAGGACGCCGCTGTTCGGCAAAATCTTCGTCGGGGCGGGCCAGATCCCGGTTTCGCGGGGTTCGAAAGCCGCGGGAGACAGCCTCAAGGCCGCTCACCAGGCGCTGCGCGACGGCAAGATCGTGGTGATCTATCCCGAGGGGACGATCACCAAGGATCCGGACGGCTGGCCCAAGAAGCCGTTCACCGGCGCCGCGCGCCTCGCGCTGGAGACCGACGTGCCGGTGATCCCGATCGCCCGCTGGGGCACGAACCACATCTTCAACGGCTACACGAAGAAGTTCACGCCGTTCCCGCGCAAGACGATCACGCACCTGGTCGGCGAGCCGATGGACCTGTCGGCCTACAAGAACGGTTCCACGCGCAGCGCGTCCAAGCTGCGCGAGGTCACCGAGCTGATGATGACCGACATCACCGCCCTCCTGGCGGAAATCCGCCAGGAGGAACCGCCCGCGAAGAAGCCGGGGGAAGACGCCTGA
- the cofC gene encoding 2-phospho-L-lactate guanylyltransferase: protein MGTDLIVPMKRPAEGKSRLRGAVVPERHAELVLALAYDTLSAATSADGVRRVLVVAADPASVADLTELGVEIVVEPSRGGLNTALRYGEELLRRDSPSALVGALQADLPALRTEDLTAALAEAAGNRAFVADRQGTGTTLLLAGAGRALRPRFGEGSARAHTASGATPLTIPAESLRADVDTADDLAHVRTLGVGKRTSTLLGTPCVVM, encoded by the coding sequence GTGGGTACCGACCTGATCGTGCCGATGAAACGCCCGGCGGAGGGCAAGTCGCGGCTCCGCGGCGCGGTCGTGCCCGAGCGACACGCCGAACTGGTGCTGGCGCTGGCCTACGACACCCTGTCCGCGGCGACCTCGGCGGACGGGGTCCGCCGGGTGCTGGTGGTCGCCGCGGACCCGGCATCGGTGGCGGATCTCACCGAGCTGGGCGTGGAGATCGTCGTCGAGCCTTCACGCGGCGGTTTGAACACGGCCCTGCGCTACGGCGAAGAACTGCTGCGCCGGGACTCGCCGTCCGCTCTCGTCGGCGCCTTGCAGGCAGACCTGCCCGCGTTGCGGACCGAGGACCTCACCGCCGCGCTCGCCGAAGCCGCCGGGAACCGGGCTTTCGTCGCGGACCGGCAGGGAACGGGCACGACACTCTTGCTCGCAGGGGCGGGCCGCGCGCTGCGACCCCGGTTCGGCGAGGGTTCCGCGCGGGCGCACACCGCGTCCGGTGCGACCCCGCTCACCATTCCCGCGGAATCGCTCCGCGCGGACGTGGACACCGCGGATGATCTCGCTCACGTCCGCACCCTCGGTGTCGGAAAGCGCACTTCAACACTGTTGGGAACACCCTGCGTGGTGATGTGA